One genomic window of Ruminococcus gauvreauii includes the following:
- a CDS encoding AI-2E family transporter gives MKFRWDKKYLYWGATAFVVLAAAMLFYFGIFHVDSLKSLFNKIYSILQPLIYGAAIAYILNPLVRFLEEQVFFRLIKKIGRRITERLKKVVRMICVIFVILLLFLVIYGLIAMMVPELIKSITNIVENFPRYIRTAETWVTDLLKDNPNLEAYSLSLFTTISDKAQTWLNQDLLPQINEIVRNFSTGIYDVLVFLKNFLIGAMISIYMLYGKEMFIARGKQFLYALRSTPENANRTIRDLQYVDRTFGGFVVGKIVDSMIIGLLCYIGMSILKLPYTMLISVIIGITNVIPFFGPYIGAVPSAFLILLINPLQCLYFIIFILVLQQFDGNFLGPKILGDTTGLSSFMVIVAILVGGGLFGVFGMFVGVPVCAVICTIIGDRIQERLKKKKLPEDVTSYRGIDHLDQDTHEPVYQNTMEPDTSKPFSKARRKDDDMPEEETKDRDQEEEEL, from the coding sequence ATGAAATTTCGCTGGGACAAAAAATATTTATACTGGGGCGCAACGGCATTTGTGGTTCTCGCCGCCGCCATGCTTTTCTATTTTGGAATTTTTCACGTTGATTCCCTCAAATCGCTGTTCAATAAAATATACAGCATTTTACAGCCGCTGATCTACGGTGCCGCCATCGCCTACATTCTGAATCCGCTTGTACGTTTTCTGGAAGAGCAGGTCTTTTTCCGGTTGATTAAAAAGATAGGACGGAGGATTACGGAACGCCTGAAGAAAGTGGTTCGGATGATCTGTGTGATTTTCGTAATTCTGCTTCTCTTCCTTGTTATCTACGGCCTGATCGCGATGATGGTTCCGGAACTGATCAAAAGTATTACCAACATTGTAGAGAATTTTCCGCGTTATATCAGGACGGCAGAGACATGGGTGACGGATCTTCTGAAGGATAACCCGAATCTGGAAGCCTATTCTCTCAGCCTGTTTACGACGATCTCCGACAAGGCGCAGACATGGCTGAACCAGGATCTGCTCCCGCAGATCAATGAGATCGTCAGGAACTTTTCTACCGGTATCTATGATGTGCTGGTATTTCTGAAGAACTTTTTGATCGGCGCCATGATTTCTATATACATGCTGTATGGAAAAGAAATGTTTATCGCACGAGGGAAGCAGTTTCTGTACGCTCTGCGCAGCACACCAGAGAACGCAAACCGTACGATCCGGGACCTTCAGTATGTAGACCGGACTTTCGGAGGCTTTGTTGTGGGGAAGATCGTTGATTCCATGATCATAGGGCTCCTCTGCTACATCGGTATGAGCATCCTGAAACTGCCGTACACGATGCTGATCAGTGTGATTATCGGAATCACGAATGTGATTCCGTTCTTCGGACCGTATATCGGTGCAGTGCCGTCCGCATTCCTCATCCTGCTGATCAACCCGCTTCAGTGCCTCTACTTTATCATCTTTATCCTGGTTCTGCAGCAGTTTGACGGGAATTTTCTCGGTCCTAAGATTCTCGGTGATACCACCGGTCTGTCGAGCTTCATGGTTATCGTTGCCATACTGGTCGGGGGAGGATTGTTCGGAGTCTTTGGCATGTTCGTGGGTGTCCCCGTCTGTGCGGTCATCTGCACGATCATCGGCGACCGGATCCAGGAGCGGCTGAAAAAGAAAAAGCTGCCGGAAGATGTGACTTCCTACCGTGGCATCGATCATCTGGATCAGGACACACATGAACCCGTGTATCAGAACACGATGGAACCTGATACTTCCAAACCGTTCAGCAAAGCCAGAAGAAAAGATGACGATATGCCGGAAGAGGAAACAAAAGACAGAGATCAGGAGGAAGAAGAGTTATGA
- the dtd gene encoding D-aminoacyl-tRNA deacylase yields MRLVIQRVTEAKVTVEREVIGSISKGLLVLIGISGEDTRETADRYLKKLISLRIFEDENGKTNLSLEDVGGELLLISQFTLYANCRKGNRPSFIEAGAPQMAEPLYEYMIRKAKESVSVVESGSFGADMKVSLVNDGPFTIVLDESTL; encoded by the coding sequence ATGAGACTTGTCATACAGCGTGTAACTGAGGCGAAGGTAACGGTGGAGAGGGAAGTGATCGGCAGTATTTCGAAGGGACTTCTTGTTCTCATCGGGATTTCCGGCGAGGATACCCGTGAGACGGCGGACCGGTATCTGAAAAAACTGATCTCGCTTCGTATCTTCGAGGATGAGAATGGGAAAACGAATCTGTCACTGGAGGATGTCGGCGGGGAACTCCTGTTGATCTCGCAGTTTACCCTCTATGCCAACTGCAGAAAAGGAAACCGTCCGAGTTTCATCGAGGCCGGAGCTCCTCAGATGGCGGAACCTCTCTATGAATATATGATCCGGAAGGCAAAGGAAAGCGTATCTGTTGTCGAGAGCGGAAGCTTCGGTGCGGATATGAAGGTTTCCCTTGTCAATGACGGACCGTTTACGATTGTCTTGGACGAATCAACTCTTTAA